A genomic window from Onychostoma macrolepis isolate SWU-2019 chromosome 22, ASM1243209v1, whole genome shotgun sequence includes:
- the LOC131529881 gene encoding gastrula zinc finger protein XlCGF57.1-like isoform X4, translated as MRMRRAAVFQLKKDLMALKKETEVLNGIEEKDQDENLHDFTTGIKYFRRSQTEKISTRKKALKSGTTRSDFTSFRFGKSFNQQGNLKVHIGEISFSCQHCGKSFTCKGSLKMHMRIHTGEKPFTCKQCGKSFAQHGNLNVHMRIHNGESPFTCQQCGKSFNHQGSLNHHMRNHTGEKPYTCQQCGKSFIYKGSLKRHMRMHAGEKPFTCHQCGKSFAHRINLKVHMRIHNGETPFTCQHCGKSFSQKGSFDRHIRMHAGEKPYTCKLCGKSFSQKGSFDTHTRVHTGEKPFTCKLCGKSFAQRVNLKVHMRIHTGETPFTCQQCGKSFSHQGSLNLHMRNHTGEKPYTCQHCGKSFAQHGNLKVHMRIHNGKSPFTSQQYQNDCLLIPTLMVYISGSQLVWPWDPRFPTVNKP; from the exons ACCTAATGGCAttgaaaaaagagacagaagtcCTCAATGGCATTGAAGAGAAAGATCAAGACGAGAATCTGCATGATTTCACAActggaataaaatattttaggcGTTCACAGACTGAAAAGATTTCCACACGAAAAAAAGCTCTAAAGAGTGGAACAACTAGAAGTGACTTCACTAGCTTTCGGTTTGGAAAGAGTTTCAATCAACAAGGAAACCTTAAAGTCCACATTGGGGAGATCTCTTTCAGTTGCCAACACTGTGGGAAAAGTTTCACTTGTAAAGGAAGCCTTAAGAtgcacatgagaattcacactggagaaaagcctttcacctgcaaacagtgtggaaaaagttttgCTCAACATGGAAACCTTAATGTCCACATGAGAATACACAATGGAGAGAGTCCCTTCACTTGCCAACAGTGCGGAAAAAGTTTCAATCATCAAGGAAGCCTTAACCACCACATGAGAaatcacactggagaaaagccttacacctgccaacagtgtggaaaaagtttcatTTATAAAGGAAGCCTTAAGAGGCACATGAGAATGCAcgctggagagaagcctttcacctgccatcagtgtggaaaaagttttgCTCATCGtataaaccttaaagtccacatgagaATACACAACGGAGAGACTCCCTTCACTTGCCAGCACtgtggaaaaagtttcagtCAAAAAGGAAGTTTTGACAGGCACATAAGAATGCAtgctggagagaagccttacacctgcaaactgtgtggaaaaagtttcagtCAAAAAGGAAGCTTTGACACCCACAcaagagttcacactggagagaagcctttcacctgcaaactgtgtggaaagagttttgctCAACGTGTAAACcttaaagtccacatgagaATACACACTGGAGAGACTCCCTTCACTTGCCAACAGTGCGGAAAAAGTTTCAGTCATCAAGGAAGCCTTAACCTGCACATGAGAaatcacactggagaaaagccttacacctgccaacactgtggaaagagttttgctCAACATGGAAACcttaaagtccacatgagaATACACAATGGAAAGAGTCCCTTCACCTCCCAACa GTATCAAAATGACTGTCTTCTGATTCCCACATTAATGGTGTatatcagtggttctcaactggtttggCCTTGGGACCCACGTTTCCCCACGGTCAACAAGCCATGA
- the LOC131529881 gene encoding gastrula zinc finger protein XlCGF57.1-like isoform X2, giving the protein MAFIKEESEDFRIEEVFSLKQDTEEQTDLMALKKETEVLNGIEEKDQDENLHDFTTGIKYFRRSQTEKISTRKKALKSGTTRSDFTSFRFGKSFNQQGNLKVHIGEISFSCQHCGKSFTCKGSLKMHMRIHTGEKPFTCKQCGKSFAQHGNLNVHMRIHNGESPFTCQQCGKSFNHQGSLNHHMRNHTGEKPYTCQQCGKSFIYKGSLKRHMRMHAGEKPFTCHQCGKSFAHRINLKVHMRIHNGETPFTCQHCGKSFSQKGSFDRHIRMHAGEKPYTCKLCGKSFSQKGSFDTHTRVHTGEKPFTCKLCGKSFAQRVNLKVHMRIHTGETPFTCQQCGKSFSHQGSLNLHMRNHTGEKPYTCQHCGKSFAQHGNLKVHMRIHNGKSPFTSQQYQNDCLLIPTLMVYISGSQLVWPWDPRFPTVNKP; this is encoded by the exons ACCTAATGGCAttgaaaaaagagacagaagtcCTCAATGGCATTGAAGAGAAAGATCAAGACGAGAATCTGCATGATTTCACAActggaataaaatattttaggcGTTCACAGACTGAAAAGATTTCCACACGAAAAAAAGCTCTAAAGAGTGGAACAACTAGAAGTGACTTCACTAGCTTTCGGTTTGGAAAGAGTTTCAATCAACAAGGAAACCTTAAAGTCCACATTGGGGAGATCTCTTTCAGTTGCCAACACTGTGGGAAAAGTTTCACTTGTAAAGGAAGCCTTAAGAtgcacatgagaattcacactggagaaaagcctttcacctgcaaacagtgtggaaaaagttttgCTCAACATGGAAACCTTAATGTCCACATGAGAATACACAATGGAGAGAGTCCCTTCACTTGCCAACAGTGCGGAAAAAGTTTCAATCATCAAGGAAGCCTTAACCACCACATGAGAaatcacactggagaaaagccttacacctgccaacagtgtggaaaaagtttcatTTATAAAGGAAGCCTTAAGAGGCACATGAGAATGCAcgctggagagaagcctttcacctgccatcagtgtggaaaaagttttgCTCATCGtataaaccttaaagtccacatgagaATACACAACGGAGAGACTCCCTTCACTTGCCAGCACtgtggaaaaagtttcagtCAAAAAGGAAGTTTTGACAGGCACATAAGAATGCAtgctggagagaagccttacacctgcaaactgtgtggaaaaagtttcagtCAAAAAGGAAGCTTTGACACCCACAcaagagttcacactggagagaagcctttcacctgcaaactgtgtggaaagagttttgctCAACGTGTAAACcttaaagtccacatgagaATACACACTGGAGAGACTCCCTTCACTTGCCAACAGTGCGGAAAAAGTTTCAGTCATCAAGGAAGCCTTAACCTGCACATGAGAaatcacactggagaaaagccttacacctgccaacactgtggaaagagttttgctCAACATGGAAACcttaaagtccacatgagaATACACAATGGAAAGAGTCCCTTCACCTCCCAACa GTATCAAAATGACTGTCTTCTGATTCCCACATTAATGGTGTatatcagtggttctcaactggtttggCCTTGGGACCCACGTTTCCCCACGGTCAACAAGCCATGA
- the LOC131529881 gene encoding gastrula zinc finger protein XlCGF57.1-like isoform X5 yields the protein MALKKETEVLNGIEEKDQDENLHDFTTGIKYFRRSQTEKISTRKKALKSGTTRSDFTSFRFGKSFNQQGNLKVHIGEISFSCQHCGKSFTCKGSLKMHMRIHTGEKPFTCKQCGKSFAQHGNLNVHMRIHNGESPFTCQQCGKSFNHQGSLNHHMRNHTGEKPYTCQQCGKSFIYKGSLKRHMRMHAGEKPFTCHQCGKSFAHRINLKVHMRIHNGETPFTCQHCGKSFSQKGSFDRHIRMHAGEKPYTCKLCGKSFSQKGSFDTHTRVHTGEKPFTCKLCGKSFAQRVNLKVHMRIHTGETPFTCQQCGKSFSHQGSLNLHMRNHTGEKPYTCQHCGKSFAQHGNLKVHMRIHNGKSPFTSQQYQNDCLLIPTLMVYISGSQLVWPWDPRFPTVNKP from the exons ATGGCAttgaaaaaagagacagaagtcCTCAATGGCATTGAAGAGAAAGATCAAGACGAGAATCTGCATGATTTCACAActggaataaaatattttaggcGTTCACAGACTGAAAAGATTTCCACACGAAAAAAAGCTCTAAAGAGTGGAACAACTAGAAGTGACTTCACTAGCTTTCGGTTTGGAAAGAGTTTCAATCAACAAGGAAACCTTAAAGTCCACATTGGGGAGATCTCTTTCAGTTGCCAACACTGTGGGAAAAGTTTCACTTGTAAAGGAAGCCTTAAGAtgcacatgagaattcacactggagaaaagcctttcacctgcaaacagtgtggaaaaagttttgCTCAACATGGAAACCTTAATGTCCACATGAGAATACACAATGGAGAGAGTCCCTTCACTTGCCAACAGTGCGGAAAAAGTTTCAATCATCAAGGAAGCCTTAACCACCACATGAGAaatcacactggagaaaagccttacacctgccaacagtgtggaaaaagtttcatTTATAAAGGAAGCCTTAAGAGGCACATGAGAATGCAcgctggagagaagcctttcacctgccatcagtgtggaaaaagttttgCTCATCGtataaaccttaaagtccacatgagaATACACAACGGAGAGACTCCCTTCACTTGCCAGCACtgtggaaaaagtttcagtCAAAAAGGAAGTTTTGACAGGCACATAAGAATGCAtgctggagagaagccttacacctgcaaactgtgtggaaaaagtttcagtCAAAAAGGAAGCTTTGACACCCACAcaagagttcacactggagagaagcctttcacctgcaaactgtgtggaaagagttttgctCAACGTGTAAACcttaaagtccacatgagaATACACACTGGAGAGACTCCCTTCACTTGCCAACAGTGCGGAAAAAGTTTCAGTCATCAAGGAAGCCTTAACCTGCACATGAGAaatcacactggagaaaagccttacacctgccaacactgtggaaagagttttgctCAACATGGAAACcttaaagtccacatgagaATACACAATGGAAAGAGTCCCTTCACCTCCCAACa GTATCAAAATGACTGTCTTCTGATTCCCACATTAATGGTGTatatcagtggttctcaactggtttggCCTTGGGACCCACGTTTCCCCACGGTCAACAAGCCATGA